AGCTGCACCGACCATGCCGCCACCGACTATAACCACCTTGTTTTTCATCTATTTTGCCTCTTAAAAACAATGCCAGCATTGTACCGCAAGCAATACTAATTTGTCTGACTGTAATGCGCAAAATACGTTTCAATTTGATCACGCTTTGCAAAGTTAAAAACTATACTTGGCTAGATGTGCTTGGTCATATAAAATACGCGTCCTTTAAGTTGTGCGTATACTTTTTAGGTCTAAGCAAGTGGCCTAAATCAGAGTCCGAATTGAAAACGAGGCAATATTTCAATGAGTAAAAAATTGCATATTAAAACCTGGGGTTGTCAGATGAACGAGTACGACTCGCAGAAGATGGCTGACCTGTTAGATGCAACCAATGGTTATGAAGTAACCGAAGAAGCTGAACAAGCTGATGTTATCTTACTCAACACCTGTTCAATTCGTGAAAAAGCACAAGAAAAAGTGTTCCATCAACTGGGTCGTTGGAAGCTATTAAAAGATGACAACCCAGATCTAGTTATTGGTGTGGGTGGTTGTGTAGCATCGCAAGAAGGCGACACGATTCGTCAACGCGCACCGTTTGTTGATATCGTATTCGGCCCGCAAACATTGCACCGTTTACCTGAGATGATCAAGCAAGTACAAAGCAAGCAAGGTGCAGTTGTTGATATTTCATTCCCTGAAATTGAAAAGTTTGACCGTCTACCTGAGCCTAAAGCGGAAGGCCCTACGGCATTCGTTTCTATTATGGAAGGCTGTTCTAAATACTGTACTTTCTGTGTTGTACCTTACACTCGTGGTGAAGAAGTAAGTCGTCCGTTAGATGACGTATTACTAGAAGTTGCACAGCTTGCTGAGCAAGGTGTACGTGAAGTTAACCTACTTGGCCAAAACGTAAATGCATTCCGCGGTGAAATGCACGACGGTGAAATCTGTTACTTCTCAGATCTACTTCGTTACGTTGCTGCCATTGATGGTATTGACCGTATTCGATACACCACATCTCACCCAGTTGAATTCACGCCTGACATTATTGAAGCGTACGCGGATGTACCAGAGCTGGTAGACCACTTACACTTACCGGTACAAAGTGGCTCTGACCGTGTTCTTAATCTTATGAAACGTGGTCACACAGCCTTAGAATACAAATCAACCATTCGTAAGCTTCGTAAGATCCGCCCTAACCTGTCAATGTCTTCTGACTTCATCATTGGTTTCCCGGGTGAAACGAGTGCTGACTTTGAAGCAACAATGAATCTGATCAATGACATTGGTTTTGATATGAGCTTCAGCTTTATCTATTCAGCGCGCCCAGGTACCCCTGCGGCAGATTTGCCTGATGATGTTTCTGAACAAGAGAAGAAAGAGCGTCTATACATTCTTCAAAACCGTATCAACCAGATGTCTCAAGACATCAGTCGTAAGATGTTTGATACTGAGCAGCGTATTTTGGTTGAAGGTCCATCGAAGAAAAACCCAATGGAATTGCGCGGTCGTACCGAAAACAACCGTGTTGTGAACTTTGAAGGTCCTCATTCAGTGATCGGTCAGTTCGTTGATGTACGTATTACCGAAGCTTTACCTAACTCTTTACGTGGTGAGCTAATTCGTACAGAATCAGAAATGAATTTAAGGAAAGATGTTGCACCTGCCGATATTTTAAATCGTGCGCCGTCGGAACCCGAAGCCGATGAGTTAGGTGTTGCAACCTTTACACCTTAGTTAAATACAGATTGCGCCAGCACTTTTGCTGGCGCGGTTGTTACAGGAAGCAATTTTGAGCAGTCAACTAAAGAATATTGAGTTTTATTTAGAGCCCGCCGACAACGTTCGCCTTTCATCACTTTGCGGCCCTTTTGACGAGAATTTAAAACAAATAGAACGTCGCCTAGGGGTTGAAATCACACACAGAGACAACTGGTTTAAAGTGACTGGACAACCTGTTCAAGCTAAAGCCGCAACCGATATCGTAAAAGGTTTATACATTGATACTCTGCCTGTTCGTGGCGAAGTAAATGAAATTGAACCTGATAACGTGCACTTAGCGATCACTGAAGCAAATTGTCTAGAGCAAGATGTACCGAGTGTATGGAACGAAGAGGTTTATATTAAAACCCGCCGTGGTGTGATTAAGCCTCGCAATCCGAATCAAAGTCAGTATGTGGCTAATATTCTTCGTCATGATATCAGTTTTGGTATTGGTCCTGCTGGTACTGGTAAAACCTACCTTGCAGTTGCCGCTGCTGTAGATGCACTAGAACGTCAAGAAATTCGACGCATCTTATTAACTCGCCCTGCGGTTGAAGCAGGTGAAAAACTTGGTTTCTTACCTGGCGATTTAACACAAAAAATCGACCCATACCTGCGTCCACTCTATGACGCATTGTTTGAAATGCTTGGTTTTGAAAAAGTTGAACGCTTAATAGAAAAAAATGTCATAGAAGTTGCGCCGCTTGCCTATATGCGTGGTCGAACGCTTAATGATGCCTTTATCATTCTGGATGAAAGCCAAAACACCACCACAGAACAAATGAAAATGTTCTTAACGCGTATCGGCTTTAATTCAAAAGCGGTGATCACAGGTGACATTACGCAAGTTGATTTACCTCGTGGTGCGCGCTCTGGTCTTCGTCATGCTATTGAAGTACTGAGTGATGTCGATGAGATTTCATTTAATTTCTTCAAGTCACATGATGTTGTTCGCCACCCAGTTGTGGCACGTATTGTTGAAGCATACGAGAAGAAAGAAGAATCTGAGCGAAAAGAAAAGGCCGAAAAAGAACGCCTTCGTAAAGAAGCTAAAGCGAATCAAGCTGAGTAACGAACATGAGCGTTGAATTAGATTTACAAATTGCCTGTGAGTTTGAAGATTTACCTTCACATGAACAGTTTGAATTATGGGCTGACAAAGCCCTATCTGCGTATCGTGAACATGCAGAATTAACGATTCGTATTGCTGATGAAGCTGAAAGCCAAGAGCTTAACAGCCAGTATCGTGGCAAAGACAAGCCAACTAATGTGCTATCTTTTCCATTTGATGCGCCTCCAGGCATTGAACTTCCTCTTGTTGGCGACTTAATTATTTGCCCACAAGTTGTGAAAGCAGAGTCTATAGAGCAAGAAAAAAGCTTTCATGAGCACTTTGCTCATATGACAATTCATGGTTGCTTGCATTTACTTGGATTTGACCATATAAATGAACAAGACGCCGTTGAGATGGAAGGCATCGAAAAAACATTATTAGCCGAATTGGGCATAGACGATCCTTATCGCGATGATGCTTACTAAATTCGACTAACAGAATTTTATTTAATTGGAGATATAAAAAGAAATGAGCGACGATAACTCGCAAAGTAGTCAGGGTTCTGCTGGCAAAAGCTGGCTAGGACGCATTACCCAGATGCTGCAAGGAGAACCCCAAAATAAAGAAGAGCTGGTTGAAGTCATCGCTGATGCGCAAGAGCGTGCACTCATCGACCCTGAGACCAAAGACATGATGGAAGGCGTATTAAGCGTCTCTGAACTTAAAGTTCGCGATATCATGATCCCTCGCTCTCAAATGATTACTTTAGATGTAGATGAGTCTCTAGAGCATCAACTACCGATTATGGTTGAGTCATCACACTCTCGCTTTCCTGTGATCTGTGAAGACAAAGACCATGTTGAAGGTATTTTACTGGCTAAAGACTTACTGCCGCTGATTTTGGATAAATCTGATGCCCTACCTGCATTAAGAGAATATCTTCGCCCAGCTATTGTGGTACCAGAGAGTAAGCGTGTTGACACCTTGCTAAATGAGTTTCGCCAAAAGCGTTACCATATGGCTATTGTTATCGATGAGTATGGCGGCGTATCAGGTTTAGTAACCATCGAAGACATTTTAGAAACCATCGTTGGCGAAATCGAAGACGAGCATGATGACGATGAAGAGCACGACGATATTCGTCAGTTGTCAAAGCATGTATTCACTGTACAAGCTTTAACGCCTCTTGATGAATTTAATTCGTTTTTTAATACTGATTACGATACACAAGAAGCCGATACCATTGGCGGTATTATACTTCATGCCTTTGGTCATATGCCGAGTCGTGGTGAAACAATCGACATCGAACCGCTACAGTTTAAAGTCACTAACTCTGATAAT
The Pseudoalteromonas phenolica genome window above contains:
- the miaB gene encoding tRNA (N6-isopentenyl adenosine(37)-C2)-methylthiotransferase MiaB, with translation MSKKLHIKTWGCQMNEYDSQKMADLLDATNGYEVTEEAEQADVILLNTCSIREKAQEKVFHQLGRWKLLKDDNPDLVIGVGGCVASQEGDTIRQRAPFVDIVFGPQTLHRLPEMIKQVQSKQGAVVDISFPEIEKFDRLPEPKAEGPTAFVSIMEGCSKYCTFCVVPYTRGEEVSRPLDDVLLEVAQLAEQGVREVNLLGQNVNAFRGEMHDGEICYFSDLLRYVAAIDGIDRIRYTTSHPVEFTPDIIEAYADVPELVDHLHLPVQSGSDRVLNLMKRGHTALEYKSTIRKLRKIRPNLSMSSDFIIGFPGETSADFEATMNLINDIGFDMSFSFIYSARPGTPAADLPDDVSEQEKKERLYILQNRINQMSQDISRKMFDTEQRILVEGPSKKNPMELRGRTENNRVVNFEGPHSVIGQFVDVRITEALPNSLRGELIRTESEMNLRKDVAPADILNRAPSEPEADELGVATFTP
- a CDS encoding PhoH family protein, whose translation is MSSQLKNIEFYLEPADNVRLSSLCGPFDENLKQIERRLGVEITHRDNWFKVTGQPVQAKAATDIVKGLYIDTLPVRGEVNEIEPDNVHLAITEANCLEQDVPSVWNEEVYIKTRRGVIKPRNPNQSQYVANILRHDISFGIGPAGTGKTYLAVAAAVDALERQEIRRILLTRPAVEAGEKLGFLPGDLTQKIDPYLRPLYDALFEMLGFEKVERLIEKNVIEVAPLAYMRGRTLNDAFIILDESQNTTTEQMKMFLTRIGFNSKAVITGDITQVDLPRGARSGLRHAIEVLSDVDEISFNFFKSHDVVRHPVVARIVEAYEKKEESERKEKAEKERLRKEAKANQAE
- the ybeY gene encoding rRNA maturation RNase YbeY, giving the protein MSVELDLQIACEFEDLPSHEQFELWADKALSAYREHAELTIRIADEAESQELNSQYRGKDKPTNVLSFPFDAPPGIELPLVGDLIICPQVVKAESIEQEKSFHEHFAHMTIHGCLHLLGFDHINEQDAVEMEGIEKTLLAELGIDDPYRDDAY
- the corC gene encoding CNNM family magnesium/cobalt transport protein CorC (CorC(YbeX) belongs to the Cyclin M Mg2+ Exporter (CNNM) family, and was characterized as belonging to a set of three proteins, at least one of which must be present for CorA to function.), with protein sequence MSDDNSQSSQGSAGKSWLGRITQMLQGEPQNKEELVEVIADAQERALIDPETKDMMEGVLSVSELKVRDIMIPRSQMITLDVDESLEHQLPIMVESSHSRFPVICEDKDHVEGILLAKDLLPLILDKSDALPALREYLRPAIVVPESKRVDTLLNEFRQKRYHMAIVIDEYGGVSGLVTIEDILETIVGEIEDEHDDDEEHDDIRQLSKHVFTVQALTPLDEFNSFFNTDYDTQEADTIGGIILHAFGHMPSRGETIDIEPLQFKVTNSDNRRIIQLQVTVPKTETTEDHVE